The Xiphophorus couchianus chromosome 3, X_couchianus-1.0, whole genome shotgun sequence genome segment GCTTCATTGTGTGACCAAACAAATGAACTGATCCCCTTCTCAGGCGTTTCTCTCAGATTCAAAGTATGCAGATGAGGAAGATCTGGCAAcaaagcttgaaatatttaaaagtgagTTACTTAGAgtaataaatgtctttatttgcattttaatttctggtATAATGTTCTGTAAAACACTTCCATGTCTTTCTTTTAGAGAAATACATGGAGTTTGATCTCAACGACAAAGGAGACATAGGTAAAAGTGCACCAGACTTCTACatatcaaaagtatttttagctaGCGTGAGAAATTTCAACTTGCTCACTCACTCATTTTTAACAGTGTTTTCATAGGCCACTTAAACTTGTGAAAATTATTTCTTATATATGCACaaacaatatttcagatatGATGGGGTTAAAACGTATGCTGGAAAAACTTGGACTAGCCAAAACTCACTTAGAGCTGAAAAAGATGATGTCAGAGGTAGCTGGAGGCCCATCGAAGGACACAATCAGCTACCACGACTTCCTGGAT includes the following:
- the LOC114142079 gene encoding allograft inflammatory factor 1-like, producing the protein MDNNAQGGKAYGHLKSQQEEKLNSINEAFLSDSKYADEEDLATKLEIFKKKYMEFDLNDKGDIDMMGLKRMLEKLGLAKTHLELKKMMSEVAGGPSKDTISYHDFLDMMLGKRNAILKLILMFEGMGKEQEQKDVGPPSRKTFSDLP